One stretch of Halodesulfovibrio sp. MK-HDV DNA includes these proteins:
- a CDS encoding sigma-54 dependent transcriptional regulator: MPQSKARILIIDDEEGIRFSLRGILEDENYTVDEAESGELGLEAVKELAPDLVFLDIWLPGMDGMQVLTNIKQHDKTLPVIMISGHGNIETAVNAIKYGAHDFIEKPLSLEKVVIAADKALEFQNLRKENLALKSRIRIEQTVEITGESPPVVDLREQIERVAPTDAWVLITGENGTGKEIAARSIHAHSRRADNPLVAVNCAAIPEELIESELFGHERGAFTGADQSKTGKFEMADNGTLFLDEIGDMSMKTQAKILRILQEQAFERVGGNKTIKVNVRVIAATNKTLEDEIREGNFREDLYYRLRVFPIYVPPLRVRGSDITLLIQNFITALVAEHGFKPLDFDEDATTALLEYGWPGNVRELKNFVERMLIMYGGQTITTKLLPPEFLQFMPQPASGGEQLISGGSVDFKEARNHFESAFLEAKLKEYDGNITRLAEAIGLERSYLYRKLRSYNIQSE; the protein is encoded by the coding sequence ATGCCTCAGTCCAAGGCTCGAATATTGATTATTGATGATGAAGAGGGAATCCGCTTCTCACTGCGCGGTATTCTGGAAGATGAAAACTACACTGTAGACGAAGCAGAAAGCGGCGAGCTTGGACTCGAAGCCGTTAAAGAACTGGCTCCCGATCTTGTATTTCTCGATATCTGGCTTCCGGGTATGGACGGCATGCAGGTGCTCACGAATATAAAACAGCACGACAAGACACTCCCCGTCATCATGATCTCAGGGCATGGCAATATTGAAACAGCCGTTAATGCCATCAAATACGGCGCGCATGACTTTATCGAAAAGCCGCTCTCTCTGGAAAAAGTTGTTATTGCCGCCGACAAGGCACTCGAATTTCAAAACCTGCGTAAAGAAAACCTCGCTCTCAAGTCACGAATCCGTATCGAACAAACAGTAGAGATTACCGGTGAATCCCCTCCTGTGGTTGATCTACGCGAGCAAATTGAACGTGTGGCACCAACAGACGCATGGGTGCTTATCACCGGTGAGAACGGCACTGGTAAAGAAATTGCCGCGCGTTCCATTCATGCACATTCACGCAGAGCGGATAATCCACTCGTCGCAGTCAACTGCGCAGCAATACCCGAAGAGCTCATCGAGTCTGAACTGTTCGGGCATGAACGAGGCGCATTCACCGGTGCAGACCAGTCTAAAACCGGCAAGTTTGAAATGGCTGACAACGGCACTCTATTCCTTGACGAGATCGGCGACATGAGCATGAAGACGCAGGCTAAAATCCTGCGTATCCTGCAAGAGCAAGCTTTCGAACGTGTTGGTGGCAACAAGACCATCAAGGTAAATGTTCGTGTTATTGCGGCAACAAACAAAACGTTGGAAGACGAAATTCGTGAAGGCAACTTCCGCGAAGATTTGTACTATCGCTTACGTGTATTTCCGATATACGTTCCGCCGCTTCGCGTACGCGGGTCCGACATCACATTGCTTATACAAAATTTCATTACAGCCCTTGTGGCTGAGCATGGCTTTAAGCCTCTCGATTTCGACGAAGACGCAACAACCGCCCTGCTCGAATATGGCTGGCCGGGCAACGTACGCGAGCTTAAAAACTTTGTGGAACGTATGCTCATCATGTACGGTGGACAGACCATTACCACCAAGCTTCTACCGCCGGAATTTCTACAGTTTATGCCGCAACCAGCGTCTGGAGGTGAGCAGCTCATATCTGGTGGTTCAGTAGACTTTAAAGAAGCTCGCAACCACTTTGAATCTGCATTCCTCGAAGCCAAACTTAAAGAATACGACGGGAACATTACACGGCTTGCAGAAGCAATCGGACTCGAACGCAGCTACCTGTACCGTAAACTACGGTCGTACAATATTCAGTCTGAATAA
- a CDS encoding PAS domain-containing sensor histidine kinase has translation MTPNDQGTIIVNAIDAREKKRRKRELIVAAVVFLVIITLTWIELKYLGVDSYFFLALFNLNFILVLLILFIVLRNGVKLILERRRKVLGSHLRTRLVLVFMCLSLIPTALMFVISTQFVQTSVDYWFKNQVETSMETALDIGQAFYADSLNDLEHFSTNIIGQIRKRNFAWGGKGMDSFLQEKRSEYNLTVVGVMTPKRTEQNWHGRKDIEKVWDETKSRINWGNLEKNPRFWSLIWPGAASDYAVGVMPVDEGKTGYLVLVRSIGKDTMFKLDRIVRGLDEYKKLRTLKRPLKITLYFILGVVTLLIILGAMWFGFRLAKELVEPILALGKATERISKGDLSVRLEDTSNDELGVLVASFNRMAGDLEHSRNSITDANTKLERQNLDKEQRNRYIEAVLDNTAAGVVSVDSLGQISTINKAAASMFGVSAQALIGWNVRTLLRSRVEGELVGELVTHFQKSPEAPWKREVAVNIGGRELKLLLSAIGLPAHDSDQFGFVAVIEDITELEKMQRMAAWREVARRIAHEIKNPLTPIKLSAQRLQRKYGKQIEEPAFSQCTSLIVKEVEELQNMVQEFSAFAKLPEVMLAPGHIDPLLQELVTLYKNSHSKISWNYQRMNDIPVIQMDSSALKRVFLNVMSNAAEILTDKDNATVTVTLEYKQDLELVRIDVEDNGPGLTQEERSRLFEPYFSHKKGGTGLGLTIVKSIISDHRGYVRANSPAHGGTIVTVELPVV, from the coding sequence ATGACCCCTAATGATCAGGGAACAATTATAGTCAACGCAATCGATGCGCGCGAAAAGAAACGTCGTAAGCGCGAACTCATTGTTGCGGCTGTAGTTTTTCTTGTTATTATTACCCTTACATGGATAGAGCTTAAATATCTTGGCGTGGATTCTTACTTTTTCCTCGCCCTGTTCAACTTAAACTTTATCCTCGTGCTGCTTATTCTCTTCATCGTTCTGCGTAACGGGGTAAAACTTATCCTGGAACGCCGCCGTAAGGTACTTGGCTCGCATCTACGAACGCGTCTTGTACTTGTATTCATGTGCCTTTCCCTTATTCCTACAGCGCTTATGTTCGTCATCAGTACGCAGTTTGTACAAACATCTGTGGACTATTGGTTTAAAAACCAAGTTGAAACATCCATGGAGACAGCGCTGGATATTGGACAGGCCTTCTATGCAGACTCCCTGAACGACCTCGAACACTTCAGTACCAATATCATCGGGCAGATCCGCAAGCGCAACTTTGCGTGGGGCGGTAAAGGCATGGACAGTTTCCTTCAGGAAAAACGCTCTGAATACAACCTTACCGTTGTGGGCGTTATGACTCCGAAGCGCACTGAACAGAACTGGCACGGCAGAAAAGATATTGAGAAAGTATGGGACGAAACCAAAAGCCGCATTAACTGGGGCAACTTGGAAAAGAACCCACGCTTCTGGTCACTTATCTGGCCGGGTGCAGCCTCTGACTACGCGGTAGGGGTTATGCCTGTTGATGAAGGCAAAACCGGCTACCTCGTGCTTGTTCGCAGTATCGGTAAAGATACTATGTTCAAGCTCGATCGTATTGTTCGTGGTCTCGACGAATACAAAAAGCTGAGAACCCTCAAGCGTCCGCTTAAAATTACGCTCTATTTCATTCTGGGCGTAGTTACCCTGCTTATTATCCTTGGAGCCATGTGGTTCGGCTTCCGCCTTGCTAAAGAGCTTGTTGAGCCAATCCTCGCCCTTGGTAAAGCTACTGAACGCATCTCTAAAGGTGACTTATCTGTACGTCTTGAAGATACATCAAATGACGAACTTGGTGTTCTTGTGGCCTCGTTTAACCGTATGGCCGGAGATTTGGAGCATAGCCGCAATAGCATCACAGATGCGAATACGAAGCTTGAAAGACAGAACCTCGATAAGGAACAGCGTAACCGCTACATTGAAGCAGTGCTCGATAACACAGCTGCGGGTGTAGTTTCCGTTGATTCTCTTGGACAAATTTCTACAATCAACAAAGCTGCTGCCAGCATGTTTGGCGTGTCTGCTCAGGCACTTATCGGGTGGAACGTCCGTACGCTTCTCCGAAGCCGTGTCGAAGGTGAACTTGTGGGCGAACTTGTTACCCATTTCCAAAAGTCACCTGAAGCACCTTGGAAACGCGAAGTTGCCGTAAACATAGGCGGACGAGAGCTCAAACTGCTGCTCAGTGCTATTGGTCTGCCAGCACACGACAGCGACCAGTTCGGTTTTGTAGCGGTAATTGAAGATATTACTGAGCTTGAAAAAATGCAGCGTATGGCTGCGTGGCGAGAAGTTGCGCGCCGCATTGCGCATGAAATCAAAAATCCGCTCACACCGATCAAGCTTTCAGCTCAGCGTCTGCAACGCAAATACGGCAAGCAAATCGAAGAACCAGCATTCAGCCAGTGTACCAGCCTTATTGTAAAAGAGGTTGAAGAGCTGCAAAACATGGTGCAGGAATTCTCAGCCTTTGCAAAACTGCCGGAAGTAATGCTCGCACCGGGACATATTGATCCGCTACTTCAAGAGCTTGTAACTCTGTACAAAAACTCGCATAGTAAAATCAGCTGGAATTATCAGCGAATGAACGACATTCCGGTCATTCAAATGGACAGCTCAGCTCTGAAGCGCGTGTTCTTGAATGTTATGTCCAATGCGGCAGAGATTCTTACCGACAAGGATAACGCTACTGTTACCGTTACCCTTGAATATAAACAAGATTTAGAGCTTGTACGTATTGATGTGGAAGACAACGGCCCCGGCCTTACTCAGGAAGAACGGTCCCGTTTATTTGAGCCATATTTCTCCCACAAAAAGGGTGGCACAGGTCTCGGTTTAACCATCGTTAAATCTATCATCAGTGACCATCGGGGGTACGTGCGTGCTAACAGTCCTGCACACGGTGGAACCATTGTCACGGTAGAGCTTCCTGTGGTATAA
- a CDS encoding murein L,D-transpeptidase family protein codes for MRLISYLFLICICLSIPVVPAYAGWQAYVSQESAKLPMLVTVDKSSQSAQFFGQKASELASNKVPCSSGQVKGDKQREGDKKTPEGIYFVEKRRTSGLDYALYGDEAYTLNYPNPVDRLRKKDGYGIWIHGRGAPIVPRETKGCIALNNPDIADLNTKVTINTPVILAEQVVPYFRAGPEFVELKAKTQQWLAAWQNRSPEFLQMFSPEAYSKSMNETFSSFTERKKRLFSRLPWVITWANDVNVLQGPDYWVTWFDQYYRAPNLVSQGVRRLYWQKNDAGEFKIVGMEWKERKIGIEKAYLDAVAANVHNFLDDWVTDWQNGAIEGYISKYAANAVQGSRRGSDSIAKQKRVLWEQKKPAKIMLSDIKMKMSRRGLEVSINQYYEDSTGYSDQGRKTLVLLPKGDHWVIVSEEWRS; via the coding sequence ATGCGCTTGATTTCGTACTTATTTTTGATATGCATTTGTCTTAGCATTCCAGTTGTCCCTGCTTATGCAGGTTGGCAGGCTTATGTTTCTCAAGAATCCGCAAAACTCCCCATGCTCGTAACTGTCGATAAATCCAGTCAATCTGCTCAATTTTTTGGTCAGAAAGCCAGCGAACTCGCGTCCAATAAGGTTCCTTGCAGTTCCGGACAGGTAAAAGGCGATAAACAGCGCGAAGGAGATAAAAAAACTCCTGAAGGCATTTACTTTGTAGAAAAGCGCCGTACAAGCGGGTTAGATTACGCATTGTATGGTGATGAAGCATATACTCTCAATTATCCCAACCCAGTAGATCGACTTCGTAAGAAGGATGGGTATGGTATCTGGATTCATGGAAGAGGTGCTCCTATTGTTCCAAGAGAGACAAAAGGATGTATTGCGTTAAATAATCCGGACATTGCAGACCTGAATACTAAAGTAACAATTAATACACCTGTGATTTTGGCCGAACAGGTTGTACCGTACTTTCGTGCAGGTCCTGAATTTGTGGAACTGAAAGCAAAAACACAGCAGTGGCTCGCCGCATGGCAGAATCGTTCTCCTGAATTTCTGCAAATGTTCTCTCCCGAGGCGTATTCAAAGAGTATGAATGAAACTTTTTCTTCCTTTACAGAAAGAAAAAAACGTCTTTTTTCTCGTCTGCCTTGGGTTATTACATGGGCAAATGATGTCAATGTACTTCAAGGACCTGACTACTGGGTTACATGGTTCGATCAGTACTATAGGGCTCCAAACCTTGTCTCTCAAGGTGTTCGCCGTTTATACTGGCAAAAGAACGATGCCGGTGAGTTCAAAATCGTTGGTATGGAGTGGAAAGAGAGGAAAATCGGTATAGAAAAGGCGTACCTTGACGCTGTGGCTGCAAATGTGCATAACTTTCTTGATGATTGGGTCACCGACTGGCAAAACGGGGCAATCGAGGGATATATAAGCAAGTATGCGGCCAATGCGGTACAAGGTTCGCGGCGAGGTTCAGATTCCATAGCAAAGCAAAAACGTGTGTTATGGGAACAGAAAAAGCCTGCTAAGATTATGCTTTCTGACATCAAAATGAAGATGTCACGGCGGGGGCTTGAAGTAAGCATAAATCAATACTATGAAGATAGTACCGGATATTCAGACCAAGGACGAAAGACACTGGTCTTACTGCCAAAAGGTGACCATTGGGTCATTGTAAGTGAAGAGTGGAGATCCTAA
- the pyrE gene encoding orotate phosphoribosyltransferase yields MAELKQRLAKLLFEKSYKEGDFTLASGKKSDYYFDCRQTALHPEGAWLIGNLFYELISSLENVAEVKGVGGMTLGADPLVSSTSVISYEKGGHLPALIVRKQPKGHGTGQGVEGLANFEEGDVVVMLEDVVTTGGSVITAIERIEASGLKVSCVCAVLDRDEGGREALAERGYNLVSIFDRKELVALATS; encoded by the coding sequence ATGGCAGAACTCAAACAACGTCTTGCAAAACTTCTTTTCGAGAAGTCTTATAAGGAAGGGGATTTCACTCTCGCCTCAGGTAAGAAGAGTGATTACTACTTTGACTGCCGTCAGACCGCTCTGCACCCTGAAGGTGCATGGTTGATCGGTAACCTTTTTTACGAATTGATTTCCAGCCTTGAGAATGTTGCGGAAGTAAAAGGCGTGGGCGGTATGACACTTGGTGCAGACCCGCTTGTAAGCTCTACTTCTGTTATTTCTTATGAAAAGGGCGGACACCTTCCAGCACTTATCGTGCGTAAACAGCCTAAAGGTCATGGTACCGGTCAGGGTGTTGAAGGGCTTGCCAACTTTGAAGAAGGCGATGTGGTTGTTATGCTTGAAGACGTAGTAACCACTGGTGGTTCTGTTATTACTGCAATTGAACGCATTGAAGCTTCCGGCCTCAAAGTGTCTTGTGTATGTGCAGTGCTTGATCGCGATGAAGGTGGCCGTGAAGCGCTTGCAGAGCGCGGTTATAACCTTGTATCTATCTTTGATCGTAAAGAGCTTGTAGCGCTCGCTACTAGCTAA
- a CDS encoding DUF4390 domain-containing protein, producing MTRVSYSIRTFLFSALALCLFCATLPSPAHATSQEMRLTAFRISETDGALMLNFGVGVTQLNQLRVLLNEGVQVELNCHVRLSRPRSYWFRKSLAETTITSTLYYDTLTKEYFLTLPDNKAPHRNKSLRKLLDGAWKSISLPVGSTTLMTSGNEYRVTLNVEMVNTDVPEWLTKSFFFWSWDPAPPIQYSTDFTY from the coding sequence ATGACTCGAGTATCATATTCCATACGCACTTTCCTGTTCTCCGCCTTGGCGCTCTGCCTATTCTGTGCGACACTGCCATCCCCTGCTCACGCCACATCTCAGGAAATGCGGCTTACTGCTTTTCGTATTTCTGAAACCGATGGCGCATTGATGCTCAATTTTGGTGTTGGTGTTACTCAGCTTAACCAACTTCGGGTATTGCTCAATGAAGGTGTACAGGTAGAACTTAACTGCCATGTTCGCTTATCCCGACCCCGCTCATATTGGTTTAGAAAGAGTTTAGCCGAAACAACTATTACAAGCACTCTCTACTACGATACTCTCACCAAAGAATATTTTCTCACCCTTCCGGACAACAAAGCACCGCACAGAAACAAAAGCCTGCGCAAATTGCTTGATGGGGCATGGAAATCCATCTCTCTTCCGGTGGGAAGCACGACCTTAATGACTTCCGGTAACGAATATAGAGTTACACTCAACGTCGAGATGGTTAACACCGACGTGCCGGAGTGGCTCACCAAATCATTCTTCTTCTGGTCATGGGATCCTGCACCCCCAATTCAATACTCAACGGATTTTACGTACTAG
- a CDS encoding TIGR01777 family oxidoreductase → MRAVLLGGSGFIGRALTSRLLENDIHVVVTSRNPEHGRYLIPEGHSFHVDFALWDGKNPEQLATHIKAADAVINLIGSNISAGRWTEERKAEIRDSRISAGHALCKAVSILEEKPRVVIQSSAIGFYGSKPTSPEESYVTEDSPAGQGFLASVCKEWEDSTACMDVSGTRRVIIRTGLVLGNGGVLQKFIPPFRFGAGGPLGSGKQVMSWIHIQDQVDAIIHIMKTPSCTGAINLTSPYPETMNVFCKTLGAVMGKPSWLRVPAPVLRMALGEMAEELILQGQRVLPEKLLESGFCFSYPMLDEALANILRR, encoded by the coding sequence ATGCGTGCTGTACTTCTTGGTGGTTCGGGTTTTATAGGCAGGGCACTTACAAGCCGTCTGCTCGAAAATGATATTCATGTGGTTGTAACATCCCGTAATCCTGAGCATGGTAGATACCTCATCCCAGAGGGACACTCCTTCCATGTTGATTTTGCGTTATGGGACGGAAAAAACCCCGAGCAATTGGCAACACATATTAAAGCAGCCGATGCAGTTATCAACTTAATTGGCTCAAATATTTCAGCAGGGCGCTGGACGGAAGAACGGAAAGCAGAGATCCGCGATTCGCGAATTTCTGCCGGTCATGCCCTATGTAAAGCTGTTTCTATACTTGAAGAGAAGCCGAGAGTTGTTATTCAAAGCTCGGCAATAGGATTTTACGGATCAAAACCGACTTCCCCTGAAGAAAGTTATGTGACTGAAGACAGTCCAGCTGGTCAGGGGTTTCTTGCGTCTGTATGTAAGGAGTGGGAAGATTCCACAGCCTGCATGGATGTGAGCGGAACCAGAAGAGTTATTATCCGAACCGGTCTGGTTCTCGGTAACGGCGGCGTTCTGCAAAAATTTATTCCACCATTCCGATTCGGCGCAGGTGGTCCATTAGGTAGCGGCAAGCAGGTTATGTCATGGATTCACATTCAAGATCAGGTCGACGCCATAATACACATTATGAAGACCCCAAGCTGCACTGGCGCAATTAACCTTACGTCCCCGTATCCAGAAACCATGAATGTTTTTTGTAAAACCCTTGGCGCTGTTATGGGTAAACCGTCATGGTTGCGTGTTCCGGCTCCTGTCTTGCGTATGGCCCTTGGTGAAATGGCAGAAGAACTTATCCTGCAAGGGCAGCGCGTGTTACCAGAAAAACTTCTCGAATCCGGCTTCTGCTTTTCGTACCCGATGCTGGATGAGGCGCTTGCCAATATACTCCGTCGTTAG
- the hydF gene encoding [FeFe] hydrogenase H-cluster maturation GTPase HydF, with amino-acid sequence MNTNTAPKGVRLIITLTGRRNAGKSALINALVDQEVAIVSGHPGTTTDPVGKHYELHPIGPVTFFDTAGLDDYGTIGLQRMAATRKVLRRTDIGILVVTEQGMQQEEKRLLNELTEMNLPVIVVFNKSDLATPSREDLRACSGHSIVTVSATTGENIDELKRFIIATAPKELIEDPLLVSDMIAPAQTVLLVAPIDGAAPKGRLILPQVQVLRDVLDANALALTVKETELSVALNALSEPPALVVTDSQVIHQVAEIVPDSIPLTTFSTLFARYKGDLPKLVHGAASIDNLKDGDKVLMYESCSHHAVDDDIGRVKIPNWIKQYTGKNLTFELFAGNDLPDNLNAYSLAIMCGGCMSNRSEMMRRIRDLNAHNVPATNYGIAISKIQGVLERVIRPLGI; translated from the coding sequence ATGAATACCAACACTGCTCCCAAAGGCGTACGCCTCATAATTACTCTCACTGGCCGTCGTAATGCCGGTAAGTCTGCTCTCATCAACGCACTTGTAGATCAAGAAGTTGCTATTGTTTCCGGCCACCCCGGCACCACTACAGACCCTGTAGGCAAACATTACGAACTACATCCAATAGGCCCTGTGACATTTTTCGACACAGCCGGACTGGATGACTACGGCACCATCGGTCTGCAACGCATGGCTGCGACACGTAAAGTGCTGCGCCGTACAGACATCGGTATTCTTGTAGTGACAGAACAAGGCATGCAACAGGAAGAAAAACGTTTGCTCAACGAGCTTACTGAAATGAATCTTCCTGTTATTGTTGTCTTCAACAAGTCCGACCTTGCGACACCGTCGCGTGAAGATTTGCGAGCCTGTTCCGGACATTCCATCGTAACAGTTTCAGCGACCACAGGTGAGAACATTGACGAGCTGAAGCGGTTCATTATTGCAACCGCTCCAAAAGAACTCATTGAAGATCCCCTGCTGGTAAGCGACATGATAGCTCCTGCTCAAACAGTACTGCTTGTTGCTCCTATTGATGGAGCTGCGCCCAAAGGGCGTCTCATCTTGCCGCAGGTTCAAGTACTGCGCGATGTGCTGGATGCAAATGCTCTGGCGCTTACAGTTAAAGAAACGGAGTTGTCTGTTGCGCTCAATGCACTTTCAGAACCTCCGGCTCTTGTGGTCACAGATTCACAAGTTATCCATCAGGTAGCAGAGATTGTACCGGACTCCATTCCGCTTACAACCTTTTCGACCCTTTTTGCTCGATACAAGGGCGACCTGCCCAAGCTTGTACACGGGGCAGCGTCGATAGATAACTTGAAAGACGGTGACAAAGTTCTTATGTACGAATCCTGCTCGCACCATGCGGTGGATGATGACATCGGACGCGTTAAAATTCCTAACTGGATAAAACAATACACTGGTAAAAACCTGACCTTCGAACTTTTCGCAGGTAACGACTTACCGGACAATCTAAATGCCTACAGCCTCGCCATTATGTGCGGGGGCTGCATGTCCAACCGATCTGAAATGATGCGCCGCATCCGCGATCTCAACGCACACAATGTACCGGCAACCAACTATGGTATTGCCATTTCAAAAATACAGGGCGTGCTGGAACGAGTGATCCGACCGCTTGGCATTTAG